From Mesomycoplasma dispar, a single genomic window includes:
- a CDS encoding ABC transporter ATP-binding protein, which yields MRNNQKFYLEKNSYFFGKIIRNTYRALTPGVEKMLDFKGKSPIVSFKNVDITYGTGNRKNKVIHDISFNIYEGEVLSFVGESGSGKSTTGSALAGLVPRSFGQIHINGFELPKNIRKIRAKILGKLVSNVQMIFQDPLSSLNPYKNIYDVITEGLVNLEQREKGSIKVLFSQHYYQNTFENLMSALKKSKISPEIIQQITNHFYKNTSEIPVLDLFSRLISYLEKLSFLDKKIIDFIEKKSIFLKHFLEKPTKDITYKYVVDMLASVGLDSSVLSRFPLEFSGGQQQRIGICRALLLRPKILVADEPISALDVSIQAQIINIFKDLKEKYNLTIFFISHDLRMVEYISDRIAVIYRGRILEIGPTKEIIKNFLHPYTKSLIESIPTIESKGESLAGFIYDPIIHNYSEQNQPEWIDLGNNHYILATFSEVNRWKSGDYNYEKN from the coding sequence ATGAGAAATAATCAGAAATTTTATTTAGAAAAAAATAGTTATTTTTTTGGCAAAATTATTCGCAACACTTACCGAGCTCTCACCCCAGGTGTCGAAAAGATGCTTGATTTTAAAGGTAAATCACCAATTGTTAGTTTCAAAAATGTCGATATTACCTACGGAACAGGAAACCGAAAAAACAAAGTAATTCACGATATTAGTTTTAACATTTACGAAGGCGAAGTTCTTTCTTTTGTTGGCGAGTCAGGTTCAGGAAAATCAACAACTGGATCAGCACTTGCTGGTTTAGTTCCGCGTAGTTTTGGTCAAATTCATATAAACGGCTTTGAATTACCAAAAAACATCCGTAAAATACGTGCTAAAATTCTTGGCAAGTTAGTTTCAAATGTGCAAATGATTTTCCAAGATCCACTATCTTCACTAAATCCTTATAAAAATATTTACGATGTAATCACTGAAGGGCTTGTAAATTTAGAGCAACGTGAAAAAGGATCAATAAAAGTCTTATTTTCACAGCATTATTATCAAAATACTTTCGAAAATTTAATGTCAGCGTTGAAAAAATCTAAAATTTCTCCAGAAATTATTCAACAAATTACCAATCATTTCTATAAAAATACATCAGAAATTCCTGTTCTTGACTTATTTTCCAGACTAATTAGTTATCTTGAAAAATTAAGTTTTCTCGATAAAAAAATCATCGACTTTATTGAAAAAAAGTCTATATTTTTAAAGCACTTTTTGGAAAAACCGACAAAAGATATCACCTATAAATATGTTGTTGATATGCTTGCCTCTGTTGGGCTTGACAGTTCGGTTTTATCCCGTTTCCCCCTTGAATTTTCTGGTGGGCAACAGCAACGAATTGGAATTTGCCGCGCTTTATTGTTAAGGCCAAAAATTCTTGTCGCTGATGAACCAATTTCGGCACTTGATGTTTCAATCCAAGCGCAAATTATTAACATTTTTAAAGATTTAAAAGAAAAATACAACCTAACAATCTTTTTCATTTCCCACGATTTGCGAATGGTCGAATATATTTCCGACCGCATTGCCGTAATTTATCGTGGGCGAATTTTAGAAATTGGACCAACTAAAGAAATTATCAAGAATTTCCTACATCCTTATACAAAATCTCTCATCGAATCAATTCCGACAATTGAATCAAAAGGTGAATCGCTTGCTGGATTTATTTATGATCCAATAATTCATAATTATTCAGAACAAAACCAACCTGAATGAATTGATTTAGGCAATAATCACTATATTTTAGCAACTTTTTCTGAGGTAAACAGGTGAAAATCAGGAGACTATAATTATGAAAAAAACTAA
- a CDS encoding ABC transporter ATP-binding protein: MISYFYSKTPECLKTENPKMCYKLTKNLEKFQKEIDLLKEKKLNPKEYEAKFNDLKEKFLAYEVNIKKHYKSKKSYKIRDVFDRIQKYWHTSFNRSHFDFETFAKNVEYKQIGNKKHKIVAQIKNLNLSFVNPANPEIRNIVIRNASLDFYEGEIHAIIGESGSGKSVITSCLYGLVGQNAVVESGEIKLFNNPVQNFDFRAWELSNYRGKIISAVFQNPMSTLNPTKKIGLQIMEGMLLNKIVKTKKEAYEKALLYLKMTKIANPEMVMKLYPHELSGGMIQRIVISAILSLEPKIIVMDEPTTALDTTVQALVLDIIRDLQKRLKITIIFITHDLGVVASLASYISIMYAGQVVEEGTRDEILLNPRHPYTWGLITSMPDVNKGDRLQSIRGVVPSSLNSIVGDAFAVRNDYALEQDFFIEPNFYRISPTHRVKSALLDPRSPKVMPPKIIYQKWIEFAKMRQKNEK; the protein is encoded by the coding sequence ATGATTTCGTATTTTTATTCAAAAACACCTGAGTGTCTAAAAACTGAAAATCCAAAAATGTGTTATAAATTAACGAAAAATTTGGAAAAATTTCAAAAAGAAATAGATTTATTAAAAGAGAAAAAACTGAATCCTAAAGAATACGAAGCCAAATTTAATGATCTAAAAGAAAAATTTTTAGCTTATGAAGTTAATATTAAAAAACACTATAAGTCAAAAAAATCCTATAAAATACGTGATGTTTTTGATAGAATCCAAAAATATTGACACACAAGTTTCAACCGTTCTCATTTTGACTTTGAAACTTTTGCTAAAAATGTTGAATATAAACAAATTGGCAATAAAAAACACAAAATTGTTGCCCAAATTAAAAATTTAAATTTATCTTTTGTCAATCCTGCTAATCCCGAAATTCGCAACATTGTTATTCGTAATGCCTCACTTGATTTTTACGAAGGGGAAATTCATGCAATAATTGGCGAATCAGGATCAGGAAAATCGGTAATTACTTCTTGTCTTTACGGTCTAGTTGGTCAAAATGCTGTTGTTGAATCAGGAGAAATTAAACTTTTTAACAACCCAGTGCAGAATTTTGACTTTCGCGCGTGAGAACTTTCAAACTATCGTGGCAAAATTATTTCGGCTGTTTTTCAAAATCCAATGTCGACTTTAAATCCGACAAAAAAAATTGGCTTGCAAATTATGGAAGGAATGCTGTTAAATAAAATTGTCAAAACTAAAAAAGAAGCTTATGAAAAAGCACTTTTATATTTAAAAATGACCAAAATTGCCAACCCTGAAATGGTGATGAAATTATATCCGCACGAACTTTCAGGTGGAATGATTCAAAGAATTGTCATTTCGGCAATTTTGTCATTAGAACCAAAAATTATTGTAATGGACGAACCCACAACCGCCCTTGATACAACTGTGCAAGCGCTTGTGCTTGATATTATCCGTGATTTGCAAAAAAGACTGAAAATTACGATCATTTTTATCACACACGACCTTGGAGTTGTCGCTTCACTTGCAAGTTATATTTCAATTATGTACGCAGGTCAAGTTGTTGAAGAAGGTACAAGAGATGAAATTCTTTTAAATCCACGACATCCTTACACTTGAGGGTTAATTACTTCAATGCCCGATGTTAACAAAGGCGATCGTCTCCAGTCAATTCGTGGGGTTGTTCCTTCTTCTTTAAATTCAATTGTTGGTGATGCTTTTGCGGTTAGAAATGATTATGCACTTGAACAAGATTTCTTTATTGAACCTAATTTTTATCGAATAAGTCCGACTCACCGTGTTAAATCAGCATTGCTTGATCCTCGATCACCAAAAGTGATGCCGCCAAAAATTATTTACCAAAAATGAATCGAATTTGCGAAAATGAGGCAAAAAAATGAGAAATAA
- a CDS encoding ABC transporter permease, with translation MQHFPSIEKYIDQNLKPNPFLQPFSYQMWKLMTAQAKSFDRNYFGKPRNNFYEVFLRFSRSFSGVFGIVTIGFMLILALIIPFTTGSPTQLRPDMKNLNYFTQGFILGTDSQGRDVWAFLWHGLRFSLILSFIVALFDVVLGTLFGTLMGNFDLFDKIFTFIIKIISNIPTILVIILMTLVLRPSFWVLILSFSLTGWIGLANQVRAQIKRARNFTWVIASRVLGTPSYKILYNFVPVIIPLLITNIVFVIPGTILGETGLAFIGLSLPNVATLGNAINAGIPIVTLYPRYVLIPSFFLILLTSSIQMIGNSVQDALRRQR, from the coding sequence ATGCAGCATTTTCCTTCGATTGAAAAATATATTGACCAAAATTTAAAACCTAATCCATTTTTACAGCCTTTTTCTTACCAAATGTGAAAATTGATGACTGCACAGGCGAAAAGTTTTGATCGAAATTATTTTGGAAAACCACGAAATAATTTCTACGAAGTTTTTCTCCGCTTTTCCCGTTCATTTTCAGGAGTTTTTGGAATTGTCACTATTGGTTTTATGTTAATTTTGGCACTAATTATTCCTTTTACAACTGGATCGCCGACGCAATTACGTCCAGATATGAAAAATTTAAACTATTTTACCCAAGGTTTTATTTTAGGAACTGACTCACAAGGACGCGATGTTTGAGCTTTTTTATGACACGGACTTCGTTTTTCCTTAATTTTAAGTTTTATTGTTGCCCTTTTTGATGTAGTTCTTGGAACTCTTTTTGGAACTTTAATGGGAAATTTTGATCTTTTTGATAAAATTTTCACCTTTATTATTAAAATAATTTCAAATATACCAACAATTTTAGTAATTATTTTGATGACTTTAGTTTTACGCCCAAGTTTTTGAGTACTAATTTTATCATTTTCACTTACAGGATGAATTGGACTTGCAAATCAAGTGCGCGCACAAATAAAAAGGGCAAGAAATTTTACCTGAGTAATCGCATCGCGAGTTTTAGGAACGCCTTCATATAAAATTCTTTATAATTTTGTGCCAGTAATTATTCCACTTTTGATTACAAATATCGTCTTTGTTATTCCTGGGACAATTCTTGGTGAAACTGGGCTTGCATTTATCGGACTTTCACTACCAAATGTTGCAACACTTGGAAATGCAATAAATGCTGGAATTCCGATTGTAACTCTTTATCCACGTTATGTTTTAATTCCTTCTTTTTTCCTGATTTTACTTACATCATCGATCCAAATGATTGGAAATTCAGTTCAAGATGCCCTAAGGAGACAAAGATAA